A genomic stretch from Chromatiales bacterium includes:
- a CDS encoding site-specific DNA-methyltransferase → MNDYKERKYLSSIEAAKYIGITVRALHNLVKQKKIKNIVASSGQKRFRLQDLQNYKRVTLKEKKTPQEQIAKETSLIINDTTHKIYIKSSMDMTELDDDSIHLMVTSPPYFNAKMYMRKSTEEDLGNIHDLSEWFEKISLVWREVFRVLQHGRKAFINIMNLPIRVENGFRTLNLVGQTIEVMEDIGFIFKRDIVWHKTNGVKAHFGTYPYPGGILINNMHEFILEFNKPEKKGLSKYGHLTTQQKESSKLDKDFWLSIKNTDVWEMKPEKSGDNRTHVAPFPYELPYRIIKAFTYVGETVLDPFVGSGTTTKSSADLKRNSIGYEIAPEIATVAINSLKNYQNRLFA, encoded by the coding sequence ATGAATGATTATAAAGAGCGGAAATATTTATCCTCAATAGAGGCGGCAAAATATATTGGTATTACAGTTCGTGCTTTGCATAATTTAGTAAAGCAAAAAAAAATCAAAAATATCGTTGCCTCTAGTGGGCAGAAACGTTTCAGACTACAAGACTTACAAAATTATAAAAGGGTAACCCTAAAAGAGAAAAAAACTCCACAAGAACAAATAGCAAAAGAAACCTCATTAATTATTAACGACACCACACATAAAATTTACATTAAAAGTTCAATGGATATGACTGAGTTGGATGATGATTCCATACACTTGATGGTGACTTCTCCTCCTTATTTTAATGCCAAGATGTATATGAGAAAATCCACCGAAGAGGATTTGGGAAATATCCATGATCTGAGTGAATGGTTTGAAAAAATCAGCTTGGTTTGGAGAGAAGTTTTTAGAGTGCTACAACATGGTAGGAAGGCATTTATTAATATTATGAACTTACCCATAAGAGTAGAAAACGGGTTTAGGACTTTAAATTTAGTAGGGCAAACGATAGAAGTGATGGAGGACATCGGCTTTATCTTTAAGCGAGATATTGTATGGCATAAGACTAATGGCGTGAAGGCTCATTTCGGAACTTATCCTTATCCAGGAGGAATTTTAATTAATAACATGCACGAATTTATCCTAGAGTTCAATAAGCCCGAAAAAAAGGGTCTTAGTAAATATGGTCATTTAACGACACAACAAAAAGAGAGCTCAAAACTGGACAAGGATTTTTGGTTAAGCATTAAAAACACTGATGTTTGGGAAATGAAGCCAGAAAAAAGCGGAGATAATCGAACCCATGTTGCTCCGTTTCCTTATGAGTTGCCTTACAGGATTATAAAAGCTTTTACATATGTAGGCGAAACCGTTCTAGATCCATTTGTGGGTAGTGGTACAACAACTAAATCCTCGGCGGACTTAAAAAGAAATAGCATAGGATATGAAATTGCCCCAGAGATTGCAACAGTAGCTATAAATAGCTTAAAAAATTATCAAAATAGGCTATTCGCATAA
- a CDS encoding cadherin-like beta sandwich domain-containing protein, protein SSASQSINLIEGGVTTITVVVTAQDSTINTYTIAVNRAASSDASLSGLELSAGILTPPFASNQATYSVSVANTTATITVTPTANNANATITVDSIEVASSSASQSIALTEGDVTEITIVVTAQDNTINTYTIAVNRAPSSDASLSGLELSAGTLTPPFASNQATYSVSVANTTATITVTPTATNRNATITVDSIEVVSSSASQSINLIEGGVTTITVVVTAQDDTMNTYTIAATRAASSDASLSDLAVSSGELSEPFMSTTLNYTVSVENDIEELTVTPTATNTNATIIVDGTGVNSGDSSQPIALAEGEVTTITIEVTAQAGNINTYTIAVNRALSDDATLSSLILTDSVGDTPVIVAPEPFDARTFDYNAAVLDTVSTVTVIVSSTNENAEIRVGSDEVESGMIFDVALGGPDSATPIEIEVTAQDRMTTRTYTITVNRAERPDANDATLFNLALVANGDAVDFGFDSTTLNHTVSVGNDIEELTVIPTATNGNAAIRVNSGDVSQSIESGDASNAIPLAEGEVTTITVVVTAQDGSMMNTYTVAVSRAASSDASLSGLEVSPGELSETFASTTLNYTVSVENDIERLTVTPTATNDNATIMVNERPVDSGTTSNAIALAEGEVTTITVVVTAQDGTENSYTIAVTRAPSSDASLSSLEVSAGELDPEFSSTTLNYTVLVANSIEELMVTATATNANATITVDGTDVDSGDPSQLIELAEGEVTTITIIVTAQDGTMREYTIAVTRAPSADATLSSLMLTDSVGDTPVRVAPEPFDAGTFDYNAAVLDTVSTVTVTVSAANENAEIRVGSDEVESGMSFDVALGDPGSATDIEIEVTAQDGMTTRTYTITVNRAERPDANDATLFDLALMLTDTDGTRIELSPAFASTRTSYSAGVAHTVGNLAVTPTARNSSATIVVNNTSVSSGDSTEVLLGDVGQSTDIVVTVTAADGSTTASYTVTVSRALSNDATLSNLAVSPGTLSETFGSTTLNYTVSVGNDIEELTVTATATDDNATIMVDDEGVERGSTISAITLTEGAVTTITVVVTAQDGTENTYTIAVTRAPSSDASLSNLEMSAGTLVPPFMSDTPDYRVLVANATGTITVTPTANHPQATITVNDVAVASGNASSAIELAEGEVTTITVVVTAQDSTENTYTIAVSRTASSDASLTDLAVSAGTLMPAFVSDTRGYTVEVVNATATIAVTPTVTNRNATITVNVNNVSVGDPRQPIDLVEGGDTIITIEVTAQDRMTTNSYVVTVSRAASSDATLKTLTVSEGTLMPNFDSSTLTYTVMVANTIDTITVTPTATNENATITVNNVPVDSGDAYTATDLTEGEVTTITIVVTAQDTTTNTYTIAVSRAASSDATLANLAVSEGELSEPFMSTTQNYTVSVTSNIEELTVTPTATDPRATITVIVDETEVETVASGNASQPIELAEGEVTTITIVVTAPDGTRNPYTIAVSRDSRDAIRVRVKVFLEGPLR, encoded by the coding sequence CGAGTAGCGATGCTAGCTTGAGCGGTTTAGAGTTATCGGCAGGAATATTAACTCCACCCTTTGCGAGCAATCAGGCGACCTATAGCGTGTCGGTAGCCAATACGACGGCAACGATAACGGTGACCCCGACGGCAAATAATGCCAATGCAACTATCACAGTGGATAGCATAGAGGTGGCTAGTAGTAGTGCAAGTCAGTCCATTGCCTTAACCGAAGGCGATGTCACTGAGATTACGATTGTAGTGACCGCCCAAGACAACACGATAAACACCTACACGATAGCCGTGAACCGTGCGCCGAGTAGCGATGCGAGCTTGAGTGGTTTGGAGTTATCGGCAGGAACATTAACTCCACCTTTTGCGAGCAATCAGGCGACCTACAGCGTGTCGGTAGCCAATACGACGGCAACGATAACTGTGACCCCGACGGCGACTAATCGCAATGCAACTATCACAGTGGATAGTATAGAGGTGGTTAGTAGTAGTGCAAGTCAGTCCATTAACTTAATCGAAGGTGGTGTCACCACGATTACGGTGGTGGTGACCGCCCAAGACGACACTATGAATACTTACACGATAGCAGCGACCCGTGCGGCGAGTAGCGATGCGAGCTTGTCTGATTTAGCGGTGTCGTCAGGAGAATTAAGCGAACCCTTTATGAGCACAACACTGAACTATACAGTATCGGTAGAAAATGATATTGAGGAGCTAACGGTGACGCCAACGGCGACTAATACCAATGCAACTATCATAGTGGATGGTACAGGTGTGAACAGTGGTGATTCAAGCCAGCCTATTGCATTAGCCGAAGGTGAAGTCACCACGATTACGATAGAAGTGACTGCCCAAGCTGGCAACATAAATACTTACACGATAGCAGTGAACCGAGCATTGAGCGATGATGCAACTTTGAGTAGCCTGATACTAACAGATAGTGTAGGTGATACTCCGGTCATAGTAGCTCCAGAACCTTTTGACGCGAGAACATTTGACTACAATGCAGCAGTGCTGGATACAGTATCGACGGTTACAGTGATAGTATCGTCGACTAATGAGAATGCAGAGATTAGAGTGGGTAGTGATGAGGTTGAAAGTGGCATGATCTTTGATGTGGCATTGGGTGGTCCAGATTCTGCTACGCCTATAGAGATAGAAGTGACTGCGCAGGATAGAATGACGACTAGAACCTACACGATAACCGTGAATCGTGCTGAGCGGCCGGATGCAAATGATGCGACCCTGTTTAATTTAGCACTGGTGGCAAATGGCGATGCGGTAGATTTTGGCTTTGATAGCACAACACTGAACCATACAGTATCAGTTGGGAATGATATTGAGGAGCTAACCGTGATACCGACGGCGACTAATGGGAATGCAGCTATCAGGGTAAATAGTGGTGATGTAAGCCAGTCTATAGAGAGTGGTGATGCAAGTAATGCCATTCCATTAGCTGAAGGTGAAGTCACCACGATTACGGTCGTAGTGACCGCTCAAGACGGCAGCATGATGAATACTTATACGGTAGCAGTGAGCCGGGCTGCGAGTAGTGATGCGAGCTTGAGTGGCCTGGAGGTATCACCAGGAGAATTAAGCGAGACCTTTGCTAGCACAACACTGAACTATACAGTATCGGTAGAAAATGATATTGAGAGGCTAACGGTGACGCCAACAGCGACTAATGATAATGCAACTATCATGGTCAATGAGCGGCCAGTAGATAGTGGCACTACAAGTAATGCCATTGCACTAGCCGAAGGTGAAGTCACCACGATTACGGTCGTAGTGACCGCTCAAGACGGCACCGAAAATAGTTACACGATAGCAGTGACTCGTGCTCCGAGTAGTGATGCGAGCTTGAGTAGTCTGGAGGTATCGGCAGGCGAATTAGATCCGGAATTTAGTAGCACAACACTGAACTATACAGTATTGGTTGCTAATAGCATTGAGGAGCTAATGGTGACGGCAACGGCGACTAATGCCAATGCAACTATCACGGTGGATGGCACAGATGTGGACAGTGGTGATCCAAGCCAGCTTATTGAATTAGCCGAAGGTGAAGTCACCACGATTACGATCATAGTGACCGCCCAAGACGGCACGATGAGGGAATACACGATAGCAGTGACACGTGCGCCGAGTGCAGATGCAACTTTGAGTAGCCTGATGCTAACAGATAGTGTAGGTGATACTCCGGTTAGAGTAGCTCCAGAACCTTTTGACGCAGGAACATTTGACTACAATGCAGCAGTGCTGGATACAGTGTCGACGGTTACAGTGACAGTATCGGCGGCTAATGAGAATGCAGAGATTAGAGTGGGTAGTGATGAGGTTGAAAGTGGCATGAGCTTTGATGTAGCATTGGGTGATCCAGGTTCTGCTACGGATATAGAAATAGAAGTGACTGCGCAGGATGGGATGACGACTAGAACCTACACGATAACCGTGAATCGTGCTGAGCGGCCAGATGCAAATGATGCGACCCTGTTTGATTTAGCACTAATGCTAACGGACACTGACGGCACTAGGATTGAATTGTCTCCTGCTTTTGCGTCAACGAGAACTAGCTACAGCGCAGGCGTAGCCCATACAGTAGGTAATTTAGCAGTGACCCCGACGGCTCGCAATAGTAGTGCAACGATTGTAGTCAATAACACTAGTGTCAGTAGCGGTGATTCAACAGAGGTGCTGCTTGGAGATGTTGGCCAATCTACCGATATAGTTGTTACAGTAACCGCAGCCGATGGTAGCACGACGGCGAGTTATACGGTGACTGTGAGCCGAGCATTGAGCAACGATGCAACCTTAAGTAATTTAGCGGTATCGCCAGGCACACTAAGCGAGACCTTTGGTAGCACAACACTGAACTATACAGTATCGGTTGGAAATGATATTGAGGAGCTAACGGTGACGGCAACGGCGACTGATGATAATGCAACTATCATGGTAGATGATGAGGGAGTAGAGCGTGGCAGCACGATTAGTGCCATTACATTAACCGAAGGTGCTGTCACCACGATTACGGTCGTAGTGACCGCTCAAGATGGCACCGAAAATACTTACACGATAGCAGTGACTCGTGCGCCGAGTAGTGATGCGAGCTTAAGTAATTTAGAGATGTCTGCAGGCACATTAGTACCACCCTTTATGAGCGATACACCAGACTACAGAGTGTTGGTAGCCAATGCAACGGGAACGATAACGGTGACGCCGACGGCGAATCATCCGCAAGCAACAATCACAGTGAATGATGTGGCAGTAGCTAGTGGTAATGCAAGTAGCGCCATTGAATTAGCCGAAGGTGAAGTCACCACGATTACGGTAGTAGTGACTGCCCAAGACAGCACCGAAAATACTTACACGATAGCAGTGAGCCGAACTGCGAGTAGTGATGCGAGCTTGACTGATTTGGCGGTGTCGGCAGGCACATTAATGCCAGCCTTTGTGAGCGATACACGAGGCTACACAGTTGAGGTTGTGAATGCGACGGCAACGATAGCGGTGACGCCGACGGTGACTAATCGCAATGCAACAATCACAGTCAATGTTAATAATGTAAGTGTTGGTGATCCAAGGCAGCCTATTGATTTAGTTGAAGGTGGCGACACTATAATTACGATAGAAGTGACTGCGCAAGATAGAATGACGACAAATAGCTATGTGGTGACAGTGAGCCGAGCGGCGAGTAGTGATGCAACCTTAAAGACATTGACGGTGTCGGAAGGTACATTAATGCCGAATTTTGATAGCAGCACACTAACCTACACAGTGATGGTTGCCAATACGATAGACACGATAACGGTGACACCGACAGCAACTAATGAGAATGCAACTATCACAGTGAATAATGTGCCAGTAGATAGTGGTGATGCTTATACTGCCACTGACTTAACCGAAGGTGAAGTCACCACAATAACGATAGTAGTGACCGCCCAAGACACCACGACCAATACCTATACGATAGCAGTGAGCCGAGCGGCGAGCAGTGATGCAACCTTAGCTAACTTGGCGGTGTCGGAAGGAGAATTAAGCGAGCCCTTTATGAGCACGACACAGAACTATACGGTATCGGTTACTAGTAACATTGAGGAGCTAACTGTGACGCCGACAGCGACTGATCCAAGAGCAACTATCACGGTGATTGTTGATGAGACAGAGGTAGAGACAGTGGCTAGTGGCAATGCAAGTCAACCCATTGAATTAGCTGAAGGTGAAGTTACTACGATTACAATCGTAGTGACCGCCCCAGACGGCACGAGAAATCCCTATACAATAGCAGTGAGCCGAGATAGTCGTGATGCTATCCGTGTCCGAGTTAAGGTCTTCCTAGAAGGCCCGCTACGTTAA